In the genome of Rhinolophus ferrumequinum isolate MPI-CBG mRhiFer1 chromosome 24, mRhiFer1_v1.p, whole genome shotgun sequence, one region contains:
- the RNF14 gene encoding E3 ubiquitin-protein ligase RNF14 isoform X1 produces the protein MSSEDREAQEDELLALASIYDGDEFRKAESVQGGETRIYLDLPQNFKIFVSGNSNECLQNSGFEYTICFLPPLVLNFELPPDYPSSSPPSFTLSGKWLSPTQLSALCKHLDNLWEEHRGSVVLFAWMQFLKEETLGYLNIVSPFELKMGSQKKVQRRTAQASANTELDFGGAAGPDVDQEDVVDERAVQDVESLSSLIQEILDFDQAQQIKCFNSKLFLCNICFCEKLGSECMYFLECRHVYCKACLKDYFEIQIRDGQVQCLNCPEPKCPSVATPGQVKELVEAELFARYDRLLLQSTLDLMADVVYCPRPCCQLPVMQEPGCTMGICSSCNFAFCTLCRLTYHGVSPCKVTAEKLIDLRNEYLQADEANKRFLEQRYGKRVIQKALEEMESKEWLEKNSKSCPCCGTPIEKLDGCNKMTCTGCMQYFCWICMGSLSRANPYRHFTDPASPCFNRLFHAVDVNGDIWEDEVED, from the exons atgtCGTCAGAAGACCGAGAAGCTCAGGAAGATGAATTGCTGGCCCTGGCGAGTATTTATGATGGAGATGAATTTAGAAAAGCAGAGTCTGTCCAAGGTGGAGAAACCAGGATCTATCTGGACTTGCCACAAAATTTCAAGATATTTGTGAGCG GCAATTCAAATGAGTGTCTCCAGAATAGTGGCTTTGAATACACCATTTGCTTTCTGCCTCCACTTGTGCTGAACTTTGAACTGCCACCAGATTATccatcctcctccccaccttcatTCACACTTAGTGGCAAATGGCTGTCACCAACTCAG CTGTCTGCTCTCTGCAAGCACTTAGACAACCTGTGGGAAGAACACCGTGGCAGTGTGGTCCTCTTTGCCTGGATGCAGTTTCTTAAGGAAGAGACCCTAGGGTACCTGAATATTGTCTCTCCTTTTGAGCTCAAGATGGGTTCTCAGAAAAAAGTGCAGAGAAGGACGGCACAAGCCTCTGCCAACACAGAGCTAGATTTTGGAGGAGCTGCTGGACCTGATGTAGACCAAGAAGACGTTGTGGATGAGAGAGCTGTGCAGGATGTAGAATCATTGTCAAGTCTGATCCAGGAAATCTTGGACTTTGATCAAGCTCAGcagataaaatgttttaatagtaaATTGTTCCTGTGCAATATTTGTTTCTGTGAGAAGCTGGGTAGTGAATGCATGTACTTTTTGGAGTGCAGGCATGTGTACTGCAAAGCCTGTCTGAAGGACTACTTTGAAATCCAGATCAGAGATGGCCAAGTTCAATGCCTCAACTGCCCAGAACCCAAGTGCCCTTCGGTGGCCACTCCTGGTCAG GTCAAAGAGTTAGTGGAAGCCGAGTTATTTGCTCGCTATGACCGGCTACTTCTCCAGTCCACCTTGGACTTGATGGCAGATGTGGTGTACTGTCCCCGTCCGTGCTGCCAGTTGCCTGTGATGCAGGAACCTGGCTGCACCATGGGCATTTGTTCTAGCTGCAATTTTGCCTTCTGTACCTTGTGCAGACTGACTTACCACGGCGTGTCTCCATGTAAGGTGACGGCAG AGAAATTAATAGACTTACGAAACGAGTACCTGCAAGCAGATGAGGCCAATAAAAGATTTTTGGAACAGAGGTATGGTAAGAGGGTGATTCAGAAGGCACTGGAAGAGATGGAAAGTAAGGAGTGGCTAGAAAAGAATTCAAAGAGCTGCCCGTGTTGTGGGACTCCCATAGAG AAATTAGATGGATGTAACAAGATGACATGTACTGGCTGTATGCAGTATTTCTGCTGGATTTGCATGGGTTCTCTGTCGAGAGCAAACCCTTATAGACATTTCACTGATCCTGCTTCCCCATGTTTTAACCG GTTGTTCCATGCTGTGGATGTTAATGGAGATATTTGGGAAGATGAGGTTGAAGACTAA
- the RNF14 gene encoding E3 ubiquitin-protein ligase RNF14 isoform X2, with amino-acid sequence MQFLKEETLGYLNIVSPFELKMGSQKKVQRRTAQASANTELDFGGAAGPDVDQEDVVDERAVQDVESLSSLIQEILDFDQAQQIKCFNSKLFLCNICFCEKLGSECMYFLECRHVYCKACLKDYFEIQIRDGQVQCLNCPEPKCPSVATPGQVKELVEAELFARYDRLLLQSTLDLMADVVYCPRPCCQLPVMQEPGCTMGICSSCNFAFCTLCRLTYHGVSPCKVTAEKLIDLRNEYLQADEANKRFLEQRYGKRVIQKALEEMESKEWLEKNSKSCPCCGTPIEKLDGCNKMTCTGCMQYFCWICMGSLSRANPYRHFTDPASPCFNRLFHAVDVNGDIWEDEVED; translated from the exons ATGCAGTTTCTTAAGGAAGAGACCCTAGGGTACCTGAATATTGTCTCTCCTTTTGAGCTCAAGATGGGTTCTCAGAAAAAAGTGCAGAGAAGGACGGCACAAGCCTCTGCCAACACAGAGCTAGATTTTGGAGGAGCTGCTGGACCTGATGTAGACCAAGAAGACGTTGTGGATGAGAGAGCTGTGCAGGATGTAGAATCATTGTCAAGTCTGATCCAGGAAATCTTGGACTTTGATCAAGCTCAGcagataaaatgttttaatagtaaATTGTTCCTGTGCAATATTTGTTTCTGTGAGAAGCTGGGTAGTGAATGCATGTACTTTTTGGAGTGCAGGCATGTGTACTGCAAAGCCTGTCTGAAGGACTACTTTGAAATCCAGATCAGAGATGGCCAAGTTCAATGCCTCAACTGCCCAGAACCCAAGTGCCCTTCGGTGGCCACTCCTGGTCAG GTCAAAGAGTTAGTGGAAGCCGAGTTATTTGCTCGCTATGACCGGCTACTTCTCCAGTCCACCTTGGACTTGATGGCAGATGTGGTGTACTGTCCCCGTCCGTGCTGCCAGTTGCCTGTGATGCAGGAACCTGGCTGCACCATGGGCATTTGTTCTAGCTGCAATTTTGCCTTCTGTACCTTGTGCAGACTGACTTACCACGGCGTGTCTCCATGTAAGGTGACGGCAG AGAAATTAATAGACTTACGAAACGAGTACCTGCAAGCAGATGAGGCCAATAAAAGATTTTTGGAACAGAGGTATGGTAAGAGGGTGATTCAGAAGGCACTGGAAGAGATGGAAAGTAAGGAGTGGCTAGAAAAGAATTCAAAGAGCTGCCCGTGTTGTGGGACTCCCATAGAG AAATTAGATGGATGTAACAAGATGACATGTACTGGCTGTATGCAGTATTTCTGCTGGATTTGCATGGGTTCTCTGTCGAGAGCAAACCCTTATAGACATTTCACTGATCCTGCTTCCCCATGTTTTAACCG GTTGTTCCATGCTGTGGATGTTAATGGAGATATTTGGGAAGATGAGGTTGAAGACTAA